A genomic window from Streptomyces sp. 846.5 includes:
- a CDS encoding LLM class F420-dependent oxidoreductase, whose protein sequence is MLSYLSSLLFYFSRQQGLTEDPQMKVDGKLSAWGTTEVVEEARGHEKAGYDGLWASESSHDPFLPLLLAAEHTERLEVGTAIAVAFARSPMQLAYTAHDLQSYSGGRFTLGLGSQIKPHIERRFSMPWSHPAPRMREFIGALHAVWAAWNDGAELDFRGDFYSHTLMAPFFSPPPLPQGAPKVFLAAVGESMTRVAAEVADGMLAHGFTTERYLREVTVPILERGLEQSGRTRADFSVSHLLLTATGRTEEELARAIKGTRRQIAFYGSTPAYRGVLELHGWGELGDELNTLSKSSRADKWEVMGTLVDDEVLNAFAVVAEPDRVAAEIRRRFDGVVDRLSFYTAYELDRSVLEPVVRELRGGSY, encoded by the coding sequence GTGCTGTCTTATTTATCTAGCTTATTATTCTACTTCAGTCGACAACAAGGCCTGACGGAGGATCCGCAGATGAAGGTGGACGGCAAGCTCAGCGCATGGGGCACTACCGAGGTCGTCGAGGAGGCCAGAGGACACGAGAAGGCCGGCTACGACGGCCTGTGGGCGTCGGAGTCCAGCCATGACCCGTTCCTCCCGCTGCTGCTCGCGGCCGAGCACACCGAGCGACTGGAGGTCGGCACCGCCATCGCGGTCGCCTTCGCCCGCTCCCCCATGCAGCTCGCGTACACCGCGCACGACCTGCAGTCCTACTCCGGCGGCCGGTTCACCCTCGGCCTGGGCAGCCAGATCAAACCGCACATCGAGCGCAGGTTCTCCATGCCGTGGAGCCATCCGGCCCCCCGGATGCGCGAGTTCATCGGCGCGCTGCACGCCGTTTGGGCAGCCTGGAACGACGGCGCCGAACTGGACTTCCGCGGCGACTTCTACTCCCACACCCTGATGGCCCCCTTCTTCTCCCCGCCGCCGCTCCCGCAGGGCGCCCCGAAGGTGTTCCTGGCCGCGGTGGGCGAGTCCATGACCCGGGTCGCCGCCGAGGTCGCGGACGGGATGCTCGCCCACGGCTTCACCACCGAGCGGTACCTGCGCGAGGTGACCGTCCCCATCCTGGAACGCGGCCTGGAGCAGTCCGGTCGCACCCGCGCGGACTTCTCCGTCAGCCACCTGCTGCTCACCGCCACCGGCCGCACCGAGGAGGAGCTGGCCCGCGCGATCAAGGGGACACGGCGTCAGATCGCCTTCTACGGCAGCACCCCCGCCTACCGGGGCGTCCTGGAACTGCACGGCTGGGGCGAGTTGGGCGACGAGCTCAACACCCTGTCGAAGTCCTCGCGGGCGGACAAGTGGGAGGTGATGGGCACCCTGGTCGACGACGAAGTGCTCAACGCCTTCGCCGTGGTGGCCGAACCGGACCGGGTCGCCGCCGAGATCCGGCGGCGGTTCGACGGGGTGGTCGACCGGCTGTCCTTCTACACCGCCTACGAGCTCGACCGATCGGTCCTGGAGCCCGTCGTGCGGGAACTGCGCGGGGGAAGCTACTAG
- a CDS encoding FadR/GntR family transcriptional regulator — protein sequence MNGWTEYDCGERRTDVTRDGRDSTGGEIGTRVRVPKMAELVAAQLRRKIIRGELAEGDSLPAESALMLEFAVSRPTLREAFRVLESESLIGIRRGARGGARVQTPEGDVAAKYAGLVLEYRGTTLQDVYDARTVIETPCAALLAHRRTGADLERLQDAVAEAERLMDDPSAFIRAHMEFHALVVELAGNQTLTVLNGMVRHIIDLANWSHVDLDAGSPENVRANRRGFRAHVRLVELVAARQAEAAEYLWRVHLQEAEDYLLQNKSMTTVLDLLG from the coding sequence ATGAACGGTTGGACGGAATACGACTGCGGCGAGAGGCGGACCGACGTGACCAGGGACGGGCGGGATTCCACCGGGGGTGAGATCGGTACCCGCGTGCGGGTCCCCAAGATGGCCGAGCTGGTGGCGGCGCAACTACGGCGCAAGATCATCCGAGGCGAGCTGGCGGAGGGGGACTCGTTGCCCGCCGAGTCCGCGCTGATGCTGGAGTTCGCCGTCTCGCGGCCGACCCTGAGAGAGGCGTTCCGGGTCCTGGAGTCAGAGTCGCTGATCGGCATCCGCAGGGGCGCGCGCGGAGGGGCCCGGGTGCAGACGCCCGAGGGGGACGTGGCGGCGAAGTACGCCGGACTGGTCCTGGAGTACCGCGGCACGACCCTGCAGGACGTCTACGACGCCCGCACCGTGATCGAGACCCCCTGCGCGGCGCTGCTCGCGCACCGGCGCACCGGCGCGGACCTGGAACGGCTCCAGGACGCGGTCGCCGAGGCCGAGCGGTTGATGGACGACCCGTCCGCGTTCATCCGCGCCCACATGGAGTTCCACGCCCTGGTGGTCGAACTGGCCGGCAACCAGACGCTGACCGTGCTCAACGGCATGGTCCGGCACATCATTGACCTGGCGAACTGGTCGCACGTCGACCTGGACGCGGGGAGCCCGGAGAACGTGCGGGCCAACCGCCGGGGCTTCCGCGCCCATGTCAGACTGGTCGAACTCGTCGCCGCCCGGCAGGCCGAGGCGGCGGAGTACCTGTGGCGGGTGCATCTGCAGGAGGCGGAGGACTACCTGCTGCAGAACAAGTCGATGACCACCGTGCTCGACCTCCTCGGCTAG
- a CDS encoding acetyl-CoA C-acetyltransferase, with protein MVTPLRDAVVCEPLRTPVGGYGGVFREVPATELAATVIRALLERTGIPAAAVDDVILGQCYPNGEAPAIGRVAALDAGLPVEVPGAQVDRRCGSGLQAVVNAAMQVQTGVSDLVLAGGTESMSQAEFYTTGARWGVRGNGTMLHDRLARGRVTSGGVNHPVPGGMLETAENLRREYAIPREEQDRFALTSHHRAVAAQRAGRFAEEIVPVTVRTRSGEAVVDTDEHPRPDSSLEKLSALRAVLGRQDPESTVTAGNASGQNDGAAVCIVTHPQRAAELGLRPLARLVSWAVAGVPPRTMGIGPVPATARALERAGLKLSDMDLIELNEAFAAQVLACTREWALTGTDFERLNVNGSGISLGHPVGATGGRILATLLREMARREVRYGLETMCLGGGQGLAAVFERVS; from the coding sequence ATGGTCACCCCGCTCCGTGACGCGGTCGTCTGCGAACCGCTGCGCACGCCGGTCGGAGGCTACGGCGGTGTGTTCCGCGAGGTGCCGGCCACCGAGCTGGCGGCCACGGTCATCCGGGCCCTTCTGGAACGCACCGGCATTCCCGCCGCGGCGGTGGACGACGTGATCCTCGGCCAGTGCTATCCCAACGGCGAGGCTCCCGCGATCGGCCGGGTCGCCGCCCTGGACGCGGGCCTGCCGGTGGAGGTCCCGGGAGCGCAGGTCGACCGCCGCTGCGGATCGGGTCTGCAGGCGGTGGTCAACGCCGCGATGCAGGTGCAGACGGGGGTGAGCGACCTGGTCCTGGCCGGCGGCACGGAGTCGATGAGTCAGGCGGAGTTCTACACCACCGGTGCGCGCTGGGGCGTCCGCGGGAACGGCACCATGCTGCACGACCGGCTGGCGCGCGGCCGGGTCACCTCCGGCGGGGTCAACCACCCCGTGCCCGGCGGGATGCTGGAGACCGCCGAGAACCTGCGCCGTGAGTACGCCATCCCGCGCGAGGAGCAGGACCGGTTCGCTCTCACCTCGCACCACCGGGCCGTCGCGGCCCAGCGCGCGGGCCGCTTCGCCGAGGAGATCGTGCCGGTGACCGTGCGGACCCGGTCGGGGGAGGCGGTCGTCGACACGGACGAGCACCCGCGTCCCGACTCCTCGTTGGAGAAGCTGTCCGCGCTGCGCGCGGTCCTGGGCCGGCAGGACCCGGAGTCCACCGTCACCGCGGGGAACGCCAGCGGCCAGAACGACGGCGCGGCCGTGTGCATCGTCACCCACCCGCAGCGCGCGGCCGAACTGGGGCTGCGACCGCTGGCCCGGCTGGTGTCGTGGGCCGTGGCGGGCGTGCCCCCGCGGACCATGGGCATCGGGCCGGTGCCGGCCACCGCCCGGGCTCTGGAGCGGGCCGGCCTGAAGCTGTCCGACATGGATCTGATCGAGCTGAACGAGGCGTTCGCCGCACAGGTGCTCGCCTGCACCCGCGAGTGGGCCCTGACCGGGACCGACTTCGAGCGGTTGAACGTCAACGGGTCCGGCATCTCGCTGGGGCACCCGGTCGGCGCGACCGGCGGTCGGATCCTGGCCACCCTGCTGCGGGAGATGGCGCGGCGGGAGGTCCGCTACGGGTTGGAGACCATGTGCCTGGGCGGCGGCCAAGGGCTGGCCGCCGTCTTCGAGCGGGTGTCCTGA
- the fabG gene encoding 3-oxoacyl-ACP reductase FabG, with translation MGLLEGRSAVVTGAAQGIGYEIARVLGESGASVVVGDINEAAAAAAVERLGKLGVAAACLRCDVTDGYEVAALVDHCTSAFGPVDVMVNNAGITRDATMRNMTLADFRAVVDVHLAGAWNGTRQAARIMREQGRGSIVNISSISGKVGNFGQTNYSAAKAGLIGLTKASAKELARAGVRVNAIQPGLIRTAMTEAMPRAAWDAKMTEIPMARAGEPAEVAQAVLFLASDMASYITGAVLEVTGGRYM, from the coding sequence ATGGGACTGCTGGAGGGCCGCAGTGCGGTGGTGACCGGTGCGGCGCAGGGCATCGGGTACGAGATCGCCCGGGTGCTCGGCGAGTCCGGAGCCTCGGTGGTGGTGGGGGACATCAACGAGGCCGCCGCCGCGGCGGCGGTGGAGCGGCTCGGGAAACTGGGCGTCGCCGCCGCGTGCCTGCGCTGCGACGTCACCGACGGGTACGAGGTCGCGGCGCTGGTGGACCACTGCACCAGCGCCTTCGGGCCGGTGGACGTGATGGTCAACAACGCCGGGATCACCCGCGACGCGACCATGCGCAACATGACCCTGGCCGACTTCCGCGCCGTGGTCGACGTGCACCTCGCCGGGGCCTGGAACGGCACCCGTCAGGCCGCGCGGATCATGCGCGAACAGGGGCGCGGCAGCATCGTCAACATCTCCTCGATCTCCGGCAAGGTCGGCAACTTCGGCCAGACCAACTACAGCGCGGCCAAGGCGGGCCTGATCGGTCTGACGAAGGCCTCGGCCAAGGAACTGGCGAGGGCAGGGGTACGGGTCAACGCGATACAGCCCGGACTGATCCGAACCGCGATGACCGAGGCCATGCCGAGAGCGGCCTGGGACGCCAAGATGACCGAGATCCCGATGGCCCGCGCCGGTGAACCCGCCGAGGTGGCCCAGGCGGTGCTGTTCCTCGCCTCCGACATGGCGAGCTACATCACCGGGGCCGTCCTGGAGGTCACCGGCGGCCGGTACATGTGA
- a CDS encoding OB-fold domain-containing protein → MSRPVPVPTALSRPFWEAARRGELVLPYCPVCELRFFVPEPACPGCLSRDWHYRPSAGQGTVYSVTVVHRAPGPGFDTPFALAVVDLDDGVGMLTHIVGCDPAEVTVGMRVRVDFRPLTDEITLPYFVPAG, encoded by the coding sequence ATGAGCAGGCCGGTCCCGGTTCCCACCGCGCTGAGCCGCCCCTTCTGGGAAGCGGCGCGCCGCGGCGAACTCGTCCTCCCCTACTGTCCGGTGTGCGAGCTGCGGTTCTTCGTGCCGGAGCCGGCCTGCCCGGGATGCCTGTCGCGCGACTGGCACTACCGGCCCAGCGCCGGGCAGGGAACGGTGTACTCGGTGACCGTCGTCCACCGGGCGCCCGGGCCCGGCTTCGACACGCCCTTCGCGCTGGCGGTCGTGGACCTGGACGACGGGGTGGGCATGCTGACCCACATCGTCGGCTGCGACCCGGCGGAGGTGACCGTCGGGATGCGCGTGCGCGTGGACTTCCGCCCGCTCACGGACGAGATCACGCTCCCGTACTTCGTACCGGCCGGCTGA
- a CDS encoding thiolase family protein has translation MTIRQAVIVGIHATEQALSLPHRNAMDLALEAVQGAIADAGLRPSDVDGAQVDWPGPGGVQGEGSSWARMLGRNLRWTSDSMLDNAGSRGLLKAAAAVRSGYADTVVVGGCRLVSRGPDNAPVGAGTPLEFTDVWGSYVVAQFALVAARHMHEYGTTPRQLAQVAATIRNNGSSNPEAMMYGRGPYTADDVLASRIVATPFHLLDCCIVGEGGAAFVVTTADRARDLPHRTIAVLGGGMEYHQAAYANPALYREVGQIGRDASARAFAAAGVLPQDVDVFSLYDPNSFEIIRQLEALGVCAEGEGGPLAAGGAIALDGKHPVNPDGGCLSYAWNGTQQMTLKVVEAVRQLRGSAVHQIPGAEVAVVGNAGSGAQHYEMSVLGRTR, from the coding sequence ATGACGATACGGCAGGCTGTCATCGTGGGGATCCACGCCACCGAACAGGCGTTGTCCCTTCCCCACCGGAACGCCATGGACCTGGCCCTGGAGGCCGTCCAGGGCGCCATCGCGGACGCCGGACTGCGCCCGTCGGACGTCGACGGCGCCCAGGTCGACTGGCCCGGACCGGGCGGGGTGCAGGGCGAGGGCAGCTCCTGGGCCCGCATGCTCGGCCGGAACCTGCGCTGGACCAGCGACTCGATGCTGGACAACGCCGGATCCCGGGGACTGCTCAAGGCCGCTGCGGCCGTGCGGTCCGGCTACGCGGACACCGTCGTGGTCGGAGGGTGCAGGCTGGTCTCCCGAGGACCCGACAACGCGCCGGTCGGGGCGGGCACACCGCTGGAGTTCACCGACGTGTGGGGGTCCTACGTCGTCGCCCAGTTCGCGCTCGTGGCCGCCCGGCACATGCACGAGTACGGCACCACGCCCCGGCAACTGGCCCAGGTCGCCGCCACGATCCGCAACAACGGATCGAGCAACCCCGAGGCGATGATGTACGGACGGGGTCCCTACACCGCCGACGACGTGCTGGCGTCCCGCATCGTCGCCACCCCCTTCCACCTGCTGGACTGCTGCATCGTCGGCGAAGGCGGCGCGGCCTTCGTGGTCACCACCGCCGACCGGGCCCGCGACCTGCCCCATCGTACGATCGCGGTGCTGGGCGGCGGCATGGAGTACCACCAGGCCGCCTACGCCAACCCCGCCCTGTACCGGGAGGTCGGGCAGATCGGCCGCGACGCCTCCGCCCGCGCCTTCGCCGCAGCGGGCGTGCTGCCGCAGGACGTGGACGTGTTCTCCCTCTACGACCCCAACTCCTTCGAGATCATCCGGCAGTTGGAGGCCCTCGGGGTGTGCGCCGAGGGCGAGGGGGGGCCGCTCGCCGCCGGCGGCGCCATCGCCCTGGACGGCAAGCACCCGGTGAACCCGGACGGCGGCTGCCTGTCCTACGCCTGGAACGGGACCCAGCAGATGACCCTGAAGGTCGTGGAGGCCGTACGGCAGTTGCGCGGCAGTGCGGTGCACCAGATCCCCGGGGCCGAGGTCGCCGTGGTCGGCAACGCCGGGTCGGGTGCGCAGCACTACGAGATGTCCGTGCTGGGGAGGACGCGATGA
- a CDS encoding AMP-binding protein, translating into MNSTRRITVGDVIREHRRSFPGRTALVDGSVRLSWPELDERTNRLANALRGAGVGPGDRILWLGQNSFRVYELLGAAAKIGAMVCPGYWRWAAPEMAFTVEDFDPRVVIWQDEEIGDTVRKARADLGSGHRALWLRHDAEGEGSYESFLASGSPEDPEDDIDPDTALLVIYTAAITGRQCGSMLSHRNLIAMGATGAWMGDIDHETAFLNAGPMFHIGNYQFWGIPAFVHGGKNVVVRRVVAEELLPLLAEERCTHAYLMPPTIARLVELNRESGHDLSQLRASVAAQVWQGMVPTDTSRFTSNGGGEGRGYGQTEVTGFAVTGAFGGPGTGNAGRPGPFVTVRILDAAGEECAVGEAGELCVRGDLVHLGYWNRPEINKERFRHGWWHTTDLGRREPDGTLSFLGTTTRMLKSAAENIFPAEVENCIESHPAVKEAAVIGVPNERWAQDVKAVVVLRDGAEATAEDVVEHCRARIASYKKPKTVEFVAALPRTGSFAKDYEALDARFGGGGYPGGATLGAGR; encoded by the coding sequence GTGAACTCGACCCGCCGTATCACCGTCGGCGACGTGATCCGAGAGCACCGCAGGTCGTTCCCGGGGCGGACCGCACTCGTCGACGGGAGCGTGCGGCTGAGCTGGCCGGAGCTCGACGAGCGGACCAACCGGCTCGCCAACGCCCTGCGGGGTGCCGGGGTCGGCCCCGGCGACCGGATCCTGTGGCTGGGCCAGAACTCCTTCCGGGTCTACGAACTCCTGGGCGCCGCGGCCAAGATCGGCGCGATGGTCTGCCCCGGCTACTGGCGCTGGGCGGCGCCGGAGATGGCCTTCACGGTCGAGGACTTCGACCCCCGGGTCGTCATCTGGCAGGACGAGGAGATCGGCGACACGGTTCGCAAGGCCCGCGCCGACCTGGGCAGCGGCCACCGGGCGCTGTGGCTGCGGCACGACGCGGAGGGCGAGGGCAGCTACGAGTCCTTCCTCGCCTCCGGCTCGCCCGAGGACCCCGAGGACGACATCGACCCGGACACCGCCCTCCTGGTCATCTACACCGCCGCGATCACCGGGCGCCAGTGCGGGTCGATGCTCTCGCACCGCAACCTGATCGCGATGGGCGCCACCGGCGCCTGGATGGGCGACATCGACCACGAGACCGCGTTCCTGAACGCCGGGCCCATGTTCCACATCGGCAACTACCAGTTCTGGGGCATCCCGGCGTTCGTGCACGGCGGCAAGAACGTCGTCGTGCGGCGGGTGGTCGCGGAGGAACTGCTGCCGCTGCTGGCCGAGGAGCGCTGCACCCACGCGTACCTGATGCCGCCGACGATCGCGCGACTGGTCGAGCTCAACCGGGAGTCCGGCCATGACCTGTCGCAGTTGCGGGCCAGTGTGGCCGCCCAGGTCTGGCAGGGCATGGTGCCCACCGACACCAGCCGCTTCACCAGCAACGGAGGCGGCGAGGGCAGGGGCTACGGGCAGACCGAGGTCACCGGATTCGCCGTCACCGGGGCCTTCGGCGGGCCCGGCACCGGCAACGCCGGCCGGCCGGGTCCGTTCGTCACGGTGCGGATCCTCGACGCGGCGGGCGAGGAGTGCGCGGTCGGCGAGGCCGGTGAGCTCTGCGTCCGCGGTGACCTGGTGCACCTCGGCTACTGGAACCGGCCCGAGATCAACAAGGAGCGGTTCCGCCACGGCTGGTGGCACACCACCGACCTCGGGCGGCGGGAGCCGGACGGCACCCTCAGCTTCCTGGGCACCACCACGCGGATGCTCAAGTCCGCGGCCGAGAACATCTTCCCGGCCGAGGTCGAGAACTGCATCGAGTCCCACCCCGCGGTGAAGGAGGCCGCCGTCATCGGCGTGCCCAACGAGCGCTGGGCCCAGGACGTCAAGGCCGTGGTGGTGCTGCGGGACGGCGCCGAGGCAACCGCCGAGGACGTCGTCGAGCACTGCCGGGCCCGCATCGCCTCGTACAAGAAGCCCAAGACGGTCGAGTTCGTCGCGGCACTGCCGCGCACCGGCAGTTTCGCCAAGGACTACGAGGCGCTGGACGCACGCTTCGGCGGCGGCGGCTACCCGGGCGGGGCGACCCTGGGCGCGGGGCGCTGA
- a CDS encoding acyl-CoA dehydrogenase family protein encodes MDISYPPETEQFRAEVRAFLAERLPADWKGIGALDEDAAWAFARDWRSRLAERGYLSLAWPEQYGGRGLSKLHQVVLMEELARAGVPFGLPQDTFGVKMLANTLLRWGTEEQKSRFLPRILSGEDTWCQGYSEPGAGSDLASLTTRADRDAAEWVVNGQKVWTSGAQHSDWIFVLARTDRDAPRHHGISFLLVPLEQPGVEVRPFRMMSGQPHFNEVFFTDARTRADLVVGEVNNGWAVAQSLLGVERGEEAATNPILFKAEVERLIELARQYGRDQDPVIRQRIAWCWSKVEIMRYLGYRVLTGWLKGTQPGPESSISKLFWSEYHTEVTDLAMDIMGMHAQVPVGRPPLRTYRTDDPGAANSSGSWSTTYQIAFSGTIYAGTSQVQRNILAEKVLGLPREPRAAQD; translated from the coding sequence GTGGACATCAGCTACCCCCCCGAGACCGAGCAGTTCCGCGCCGAGGTCAGGGCGTTCCTCGCCGAGCGGCTGCCGGCGGACTGGAAGGGCATCGGCGCCCTGGACGAGGACGCCGCCTGGGCCTTCGCCCGCGACTGGCGGAGCCGGCTCGCCGAACGGGGCTACCTCTCCCTCGCCTGGCCCGAGCAGTACGGCGGCCGGGGCCTGTCCAAGCTCCACCAGGTCGTGCTAATGGAGGAGCTGGCCCGCGCGGGGGTGCCCTTCGGACTGCCCCAGGACACCTTCGGGGTCAAGATGCTGGCGAACACCCTGCTGCGCTGGGGCACCGAGGAGCAGAAGAGCCGCTTCCTGCCGCGCATCCTCAGCGGCGAGGACACCTGGTGCCAGGGGTACTCCGAGCCCGGGGCCGGCTCGGACCTCGCCTCCCTGACCACACGCGCCGACCGCGACGCCGCGGAATGGGTGGTCAACGGCCAGAAGGTGTGGACCTCCGGCGCCCAGCACAGCGACTGGATCTTCGTGCTGGCGCGCACGGACCGCGACGCCCCCAGGCACCATGGCATCTCGTTCCTGCTGGTACCGCTGGAGCAGCCCGGCGTCGAGGTGCGTCCGTTCCGGATGATGAGCGGACAACCGCACTTCAACGAGGTCTTCTTCACCGACGCCCGCACCCGGGCCGACCTGGTGGTGGGCGAGGTGAACAACGGCTGGGCCGTCGCACAGAGCCTGCTCGGCGTCGAGCGCGGCGAGGAGGCGGCCACCAACCCGATCCTCTTCAAGGCCGAGGTGGAGCGCCTGATCGAGCTCGCCCGCCAGTACGGCAGGGACCAGGACCCGGTCATCCGGCAGCGGATCGCCTGGTGCTGGTCGAAGGTCGAGATCATGCGCTACCTCGGCTACCGGGTGCTGACCGGTTGGCTCAAGGGCACCCAGCCGGGACCCGAGTCGTCGATCTCCAAGCTGTTCTGGAGCGAGTACCACACCGAGGTCACCGATCTGGCGATGGACATCATGGGCATGCACGCCCAGGTTCCGGTCGGACGCCCGCCGCTGCGCACCTACCGCACCGACGACCCGGGCGCCGCGAACTCCTCGGGGTCGTGGTCGACGACCTACCAGATCGCCTTCTCGGGCACGATCTACGCCGGGACCTCCCAGGTGCAGCGCAACATCCTCGCCGAGAAGGTCCTCGGGCTGCCGCGGGAGCCGAGGGCCGCGCAGGACTGA
- a CDS encoding class I adenylate-forming enzyme family protein — translation MQPLMQREPPAGWTAMVTRAYDHARPAVRFGGLVWSGRQLLDRAAGAADWLDTLGPAPGEPVPALVATSADALALVVGGAGSGHPLAPLGVRMAPREIAAVVRALGAPLVVAQAAFAPLGDQVAELTGSRLAIVPELPASTRELAAAPEAVATVLHTSGTTGAPKAVPMAQWRLAARARVNGALCELDADSFYGGSSPFHHISGLGNIAVALAAGATITGLPRFTVEGWGVLRELGTTHTSMVPSMLEMLLAAGQAHHPRLRVLQYGGAPVRPETLLRTYAELPGVRMLNMFGQTEGSPLSVLTADDHRDAVAGRPDLLLSVGRAAPGVELRISGAGPDGVGEVHGRGDHLFQVDDEGWLHSGDLGRVAEDGYVYLSGRRSDMIIRGGENVHPLEVEAVLAAHPDVAEAAVVGVPDDRLGQAVVAFVVPADRAVPPDPDALRAYARGRLSGFKVPARWVFVDDLPRNQNGKVLRRRLREPAP, via the coding sequence ATGCAGCCACTGATGCAGCGGGAGCCCCCGGCCGGCTGGACGGCCATGGTCACGCGCGCGTACGACCACGCACGCCCGGCGGTGCGCTTCGGAGGCCTGGTCTGGAGCGGGCGGCAGCTCCTCGACCGGGCCGCCGGCGCGGCGGACTGGCTGGACACGCTGGGGCCGGCTCCCGGCGAGCCGGTGCCGGCGCTGGTCGCCACGTCCGCCGACGCGCTCGCGCTGGTGGTCGGCGGCGCGGGATCCGGGCATCCGCTGGCCCCGCTCGGGGTGCGGATGGCGCCGAGGGAGATCGCGGCGGTGGTCCGGGCGCTCGGCGCCCCCCTGGTGGTCGCCCAGGCCGCATTCGCACCACTCGGCGACCAGGTGGCGGAGCTGACCGGCAGCCGCCTCGCGATCGTGCCCGAACTGCCCGCCTCCACGCGGGAACTGGCCGCCGCGCCGGAGGCCGTGGCGACGGTGCTGCACACCTCGGGGACGACAGGGGCGCCCAAGGCCGTTCCCATGGCGCAGTGGCGCCTCGCCGCCCGGGCCCGCGTCAACGGGGCGCTGTGCGAACTGGACGCCGACAGCTTCTACGGCGGCAGCTCGCCCTTCCACCACATCTCCGGGCTGGGCAACATCGCGGTCGCCCTCGCCGCAGGCGCGACGATCACCGGCCTGCCCCGGTTCACGGTGGAGGGCTGGGGCGTCCTGCGGGAGCTGGGCACGACACACACGAGCATGGTCCCCTCGATGCTGGAGATGCTGCTCGCGGCCGGCCAGGCGCACCACCCGCGGCTGCGGGTCCTGCAGTACGGCGGAGCGCCGGTGCGTCCGGAGACGCTGCTGCGCACCTATGCGGAGCTGCCCGGCGTGCGGATGCTCAACATGTTCGGGCAGACGGAGGGGTCCCCGCTCAGTGTGCTGACCGCCGACGACCACCGTGACGCCGTCGCCGGCCGTCCCGACCTGCTGCTCTCGGTGGGACGTGCGGCCCCCGGCGTCGAGCTGCGGATCTCCGGTGCGGGGCCGGACGGGGTCGGCGAGGTGCACGGCCGGGGCGACCACCTGTTCCAGGTGGACGACGAGGGGTGGCTGCACAGCGGGGACCTCGGCCGGGTCGCCGAGGACGGCTATGTCTACCTGTCCGGCCGCCGCAGCGACATGATCATCCGCGGCGGCGAGAACGTCCACCCGCTGGAGGTCGAGGCGGTCCTGGCCGCGCATCCCGACGTCGCCGAAGCGGCCGTCGTCGGGGTCCCCGACGACCGCCTCGGGCAGGCCGTCGTCGCCTTCGTCGTCCCGGCGGACCGTGCGGTGCCGCCGGACCCCGACGCACTGCGGGCCTACGCCCGCGGCCGGCTGTCCGGATTCAAGGTGCCGGCCCGCTGGGTCTTCGTGGACGACCTGCCGCGCAACCAGAACGGCAAGGTCCTGCGGCGCCGACTCCGGGAGCCCGCACCGTAG
- a CDS encoding glucose 1-dehydrogenase translates to MGRLNEKVAVVTGAASGIGAVTAERLAAEGAHTVVADLDLDGAKAVAELIRTAGGSAVAVAVDLGDVESVRAMVESAVGTFGGVDILHNNAAATQLAAKRDLPVAEADPAVWDETLRINLRGTMLAIQAAVPHLVARGGGSIINTSSGAGLAGDLSHPAYGASKAALINLTQYVATQHGKQGVRCNAIAPGFIVTAASAGSAHGAIQETMLRHHLTPRLGRPEDIASAVVFLASDEAAFITGQTLCVDGGLLAHQPYVADMRH, encoded by the coding sequence ATGGGAAGGCTGAACGAGAAGGTCGCCGTGGTGACCGGCGCGGCCTCCGGCATCGGAGCGGTGACCGCCGAGCGCCTGGCCGCCGAGGGCGCGCACACGGTGGTCGCGGACCTCGACCTCGACGGCGCGAAGGCGGTGGCGGAACTCATCCGCACAGCCGGGGGATCGGCGGTCGCGGTCGCCGTGGACCTCGGTGACGTCGAGTCGGTACGCGCCATGGTGGAATCCGCGGTCGGGACGTTCGGCGGTGTCGACATCCTGCACAACAACGCCGCCGCCACCCAGCTCGCCGCCAAGCGGGACCTGCCGGTGGCGGAGGCCGACCCGGCGGTCTGGGACGAGACGCTGCGGATCAACCTGCGCGGGACGATGCTCGCCATCCAGGCGGCCGTGCCGCACCTGGTCGCCCGCGGGGGCGGCTCCATCATCAACACCTCCTCCGGAGCCGGACTGGCCGGCGACCTGAGCCATCCCGCCTACGGCGCCTCGAAGGCGGCCCTGATCAACCTGACCCAGTACGTCGCCACCCAGCACGGCAAGCAGGGGGTGCGCTGCAACGCGATCGCGCCGGGGTTCATCGTCACGGCGGCGAGCGCCGGATCCGCCCACGGCGCGATCCAGGAGACGATGCTGCGCCACCACCTCACCCCGCGCCTCGGCCGACCGGAGGACATCGCCTCGGCGGTCGTCTTCCTCGCCTCCGACGAGGCGGCCTTCATCACCGGGCAGACCCTCTGCGTGGACGGTGGGCTGCTCGCCCACCAGCCCTACGTCGCGGACATGCGCCACTGA